Proteins encoded together in one Oreochromis aureus strain Israel breed Guangdong linkage group 23, ZZ_aureus, whole genome shotgun sequence window:
- the chst10 gene encoding carbohydrate sulfotransferase 10 — protein MCEAMRHYWLLIGACGWVLLIVMFLSKFISFRAVDDYGERAGSPSGTVPGTKVVVKSIRMSSPEKQAPKSSDQPTAVPTLADWQSVAQKRIELLSTVCKNSSLRNLTHVSISKFVLDRIFVCDKHKILFCQTPKVGNTQWKKVLIVLNGAFQTVEEIPENLVHDHEKNGLPRLSSLTHQEINHRLNTYFKFLIVRDPFERLISAFKDKFVKNPRFEPWYKHDIAPAIIWKYRKSHRNNDLDASGLHFEDFVRYLGDVEGHRRMDRQFGEHIIHWVTYTELCAPCTINYSVVGHHETLEKDAPYILKAAGIDALVTYPAIPPGITRYNRTKVEHYFSGISKRDVRRLYARYQGDFHLFGYPSPDFLLN, from the exons ATGTGCGAAGCGATGCGGCACTACTGGCTGCTCATCGGGGCTTGCGGCTGGGTGCTGCTAATCGTGATGTTTCTCAGCAAGTTCATCAGCTTCAGAGCTGTTGATG atTACGGAGAGAGAGCTGGAAGTCCGAGTGGGACAGTACCAGGCACTAAGGTGGTGGTCAAATCCATTCGGATGTCCAGCCCTGAAAAGCAAGCTCCAAAGTCATCAGATCAG CCTACAGCAGTACCCACACTGGCAGATTGGCAGTCAGTCGCCCAGAAGCGAATCGAGCTGCTCTCGACAGTGTGTAAGAACAGCAGCCTGAGAAATCTGACACACGTCTCCATCAGCAAATTTGTCCTCGACCGGATCTTTGTCTGTGACAAACACAAGATCCTTTTCTGCCAGACGCCTAAAGTGGGTAATACACAGTGGAAGAAGGTCCTCATTGTGCTCAATG GGGCATTCCAGACTGTGGAGGAAATCCCAGAAAACCTTGTTCATGACCATGAGAAAAATGGCCTCCCTCGCTTGTCGTCCCTCACCCATCAGGAAATAAATCACAG ATTAAACACCTATTTCAAGTTCTTAATTGTGAGGGATCCCTTCGAGCGCCTGATCTCTGCATTCAAGGACAAGTTTGTGAAGAACCCCCGCTTCGAGCCGTGGTACAAGCACGACATAGCTCCAGCCATTATATGGAAATATCGCAAGAGTCACCGTAACAACGACCTCGACGCCTCCGGCCTCCACTTCGAAGACTTTGTTCGCTACCTCGGCGATGTGGAAGGCCACCGGCGTATGGACCGGCAGTTTGGCGAGCACATCATCCACTGGGTGACATACACAGAGCTGTGCGCGCCGTGCACAATAAACTACAGCGTGGTCGGCCACCACGAGACGCTGGAAAAGGATGCCCCGTACATCCTTAAAGCAGCAGGCATCGACGCACTGGTGACCTACCCTGCCATTCCTCCAGGCATCACACGCTATAACAGGACCAAGGTGGAGCACTACTTCTCAGGCATCAGCAAGCGAGACGTCAGGCGTCTCTACGCACGCTATCAGGGTGATTTCCATCTGTTCGGCTACCCAAGCCCAGACTTTCTACTGAACTAA
- the rpl31 gene encoding 60S ribosomal protein L31 has translation MAPTKKGEKKKGRSAINEVVTREYTINVHKRIHGVSFKKRAPRAIKEIRKFAVKEMGTPDVRIDTRLNKAVWSKGVRNVPYRIRVRLSRKRNEDEDSPNKLYTLVTYVPVTTCKGLQTVNVDEN, from the exons ATGGCCCCAACaaagaaaggagagaaaaagaaggggCGTTCAGCCATCAACGAGGTGGTGACCAGAGAGTACACCATCAATGTCCACAAGCGCATCCATGGAGT GAGCTTCAAGAAGCGAGCTCCCCGCGCCATCAAGGAGATCCGCAAGTTCGCAGTGAAGGAAATGGGAACTCCTGATGTCCGCATTGACACTCGCCTCAACAAGGCAGTGTGGAGTAAGGGTGTGAG gaaCGTCCCGTACAGGATACGCGTACGGCTGTCCAGGAAGCGTAACGAGGACGAGGATTCCCCCAACAAACTCTACACCCTGGTCACATACGTTCCTGTCACCACATGCAAAG GTCTGCAGACAGTCAATGTTGATGAAAACTAA